In one candidate division KSB1 bacterium genomic region, the following are encoded:
- a CDS encoding sulfite exporter TauE/SafE family protein, protein MEYGTWVVLIGSAASIGFVHTVIGPDHYLPFVVLARARQWSMSRTLLVTLGCGIGHVLSSVLIGAIGVVAGIAVGRLEGVEGVRGEVASWLLIGFGLAYGVWGLRRAMLGKPHVHPHVHENGSIHTHPHTHSGSHGHVHEDKGQVTPWVLFIIFVLGPCEPLIPLLMYPAATHHWGAVLGVTAVFGTVTVLTMLVIVALLARGLFMIRTGGLERYSHALAGGIIALSGLAIKFLGL, encoded by the coding sequence ATGGAGTACGGGACATGGGTGGTGTTGATAGGGTCTGCGGCGTCGATTGGCTTTGTGCACACCGTGATAGGACCCGACCATTACTTGCCCTTTGTGGTGTTGGCGCGTGCGCGGCAGTGGAGCATGAGCAGGACGCTTCTTGTGACGCTCGGCTGTGGCATCGGACATGTGCTCAGTTCGGTGCTCATCGGGGCCATCGGGGTGGTGGCAGGGATCGCCGTGGGCCGACTCGAGGGCGTGGAAGGCGTGCGCGGTGAGGTCGCCTCCTGGTTGCTCATCGGATTTGGCCTTGCGTACGGCGTGTGGGGATTGCGCAGAGCGATGCTGGGTAAACCGCACGTCCATCCCCACGTGCACGAGAACGGGAGCATTCACACTCATCCCCACACCCATTCGGGGAGCCACGGTCACGTGCACGAGGACAAGGGTCAGGTGACCCCGTGGGTCCTGTTCATCATCTTTGTACTTGGGCCCTGCGAACCGCTCATCCCCCTTTTGATGTACCCGGCAGCCACGCACCACTGGGGGGCAGTCCTTGGGGTCACTGCTGTGTTTGGCACGGTGACGGTACTCACGATGCTTGTGATTGTAGCTCTCCTTGCGCGCGGCTTGTTCATGATTAGAACGGGGGGCCTGGAGCGGTATTC
- a CDS encoding peroxiredoxin yields MRRWWLGFCFLILACGQTEVERRAIHMPRVGAPAPHFALPANDGSVVNLEALRGRRVVLYFYPKDRTPGCSLEAASFRDRLATIDSLGAVVLGVSVDNQESHQRFCQELNLNFRLLSDTAGTVCRAYGALDKDGRAYRATFVIDEQGNVRAVFPVVAVQGHVEEVLRILRAMPPLHTSESQF; encoded by the coding sequence GTGAGAAGGTGGTGGCTGGGATTCTGTTTTCTGATTCTTGCCTGCGGCCAGACGGAAGTGGAGCGGCGGGCGATCCACATGCCCAGGGTGGGCGCACCAGCACCGCACTTTGCCCTGCCTGCCAACGACGGGTCTGTAGTAAACCTGGAAGCGCTGCGGGGGCGGCGCGTGGTCCTGTACTTCTACCCCAAGGACAGGACACCCGGCTGTAGCCTGGAAGCGGCCTCCTTTCGCGACCGCCTGGCCACTATCGACTCGTTAGGCGCCGTCGTGTTGGGTGTCAGTGTGGATAACCAGGAGTCTCACCAACGGTTCTGCCAGGAGCTAAACCTCAATTTTCGCCTGCTGAGCGATACCGCTGGTACGGTGTGCCGGGCATACGGGGCGTTGGACAAGGACGGTCGGGCGTACCGCGCCACATTCGTGATCGACGAACAGGGCAATGTGCGCGCCGTGTTTCCCGTGGTGGCGGTCCAGGGACACGTGGAGGAGGTGCTACGGATTCTGCGCGCGATGCCGCCTCTGCACACCTCCGAATCGCAGTTCTGA
- the sfsA gene encoding DNA/RNA nuclease SfsA, translating into MVLPRPLVEGRLIRRYQRFLADVLLEDGRVVTAHCPNSGSMRGCSAPGSVVLLSLAHNPKRRCRYTWELVRVGRIWVGINTWFANRLAAEGVLQGLVPELAGYSLFRQEVPFGDNTRLDLLLARGDELCFVEVKNVTLVEEGVAYFPDAVTNRGAKHLEELMRAHDQGHRAVVFFVVQRQDAHLFRPAAHIDPWYAATLRRAVAHGVECLAYRARVSKREIRLDRRVPCEVGHARMRVPVQTEPGSAAT; encoded by the coding sequence ATGGTCCTGCCGAGGCCGCTTGTGGAAGGGAGGCTGATCCGCCGCTACCAAAGGTTCTTGGCCGACGTGCTTCTCGAAGACGGCAGGGTAGTCACCGCGCACTGCCCCAACAGCGGCAGTATGCGAGGCTGTAGCGCACCCGGGAGTGTGGTGCTTCTGTCGCTCGCACACAACCCGAAGAGACGCTGCCGTTACACCTGGGAACTGGTAAGAGTCGGGCGGATATGGGTGGGCATAAACACGTGGTTCGCGAATAGGCTGGCGGCAGAGGGGGTGCTCCAGGGGCTGGTGCCTGAGCTGGCCGGCTACTCCCTGTTCAGGCAAGAGGTCCCTTTCGGCGATAACACCCGCCTGGACCTTTTGCTTGCGCGCGGTGATGAACTCTGCTTCGTGGAGGTGAAGAACGTCACCCTGGTCGAAGAAGGGGTGGCTTACTTTCCTGACGCGGTGACAAACCGCGGCGCGAAACACCTGGAGGAGCTCATGCGGGCTCACGACCAGGGGCACCGAGCGGTGGTCTTTTTCGTGGTGCAACGCCAGGACGCGCACCTGTTTCGGCCTGCGGCCCACATAGACCCTTGGTATGCCGCGACTCTCCGCCGCGCGGTAGCGCATGGGGTGGAGTGCCTGGCGTATCGTGCCAGGGTGAGTAAGAGGGAGATACGCTTGGACCGACGCGTCCCATGTGAGGTGGGGCACGCCCGGATGCGGGTGCCAGTGCAGACAGAACCGGGCTCGGCTGCGACGTGA
- a CDS encoding nitroreductase family protein encodes MESFLELVRTRRSIRKFVDRPVEREKILACIEAARWAPSAEHVQPWRFIVVDDAELKDRLARSAFSGIYSATRWAARAPVLIALLARPDLIANRLGARLQGTHYYLLDMGIAGEHLVLQAHELGLGTCWIGWFSARGARKALGLPRRYRVVSLIAMGYPAQATLKPKTRKAIDEICRFNTSEGL; translated from the coding sequence ATGGAATCGTTTCTCGAATTGGTGCGGACGCGTCGGAGCATTAGGAAGTTCGTCGACCGGCCGGTGGAGAGGGAAAAGATCCTCGCCTGCATCGAAGCAGCGCGCTGGGCACCCTCGGCCGAGCACGTGCAGCCATGGCGCTTTATCGTGGTCGACGATGCGGAGCTGAAAGACAGGCTGGCGCGCAGTGCATTCAGCGGAATCTATTCGGCTACGCGGTGGGCGGCGCGTGCGCCGGTGCTGATCGCGCTACTGGCCAGGCCAGACCTCATCGCCAATCGGCTGGGGGCGCGCCTGCAAGGGACCCACTACTACCTCCTGGACATGGGCATAGCCGGCGAGCACTTGGTCTTGCAGGCGCACGAATTGGGACTGGGCACGTGTTGGATAGGATGGTTCAGTGCGCGTGGTGCGCGCAAGGCGCTTGGCCTGCCGCGGCGCTACCGCGTGGTGAGCCTCATCGCCATGGGTTACCCCGCACAAGCGACGCTGAAACCAAAGACGCGCAAGGCCATCGATGAGATCTGCCGATTCAATACCAGCGAGGGGTTGTAA
- a CDS encoding endonuclease Q family protein: MPRFIADLHIHSRYSIATSQDMGIPEVAKWARRKGIALMGTGDFTHPKHRQEILATLQEDGHGLLVPKDGDGSVRFMLSAELSAVYAQDGKTRKVHLLVYAPSLGAAEAVVRALQVRGRLDADGRPTFALSARDLTRVVLEACPDCMVIPAHAWTPWFSVFGANSGFDSLEECFQDMTPHIKAIETGLSSDPAMNWRLSTLDHITLISNSDAHSPSRIGREANVFDCDLDYYELKRVIESKDRSRFLMTIEFFPEEGKYHFDGHRRCGIVFSPEETRQHGGLCPVCGRQLTIGVMHRVHELADRAPGFVPENAIPAVHLIPLQEIIAEALGQGVETVGVQNEYLRLVSEAGSEFRLLLDLDEAQVRSFVPERIATGIMRVRQGKLHIVPGHDGEFGKISIFGEDERAGQDQLSLF, translated from the coding sequence ATGCCACGCTTCATTGCGGATCTGCACATCCATTCGCGCTATAGCATTGCCACCAGCCAGGATATGGGCATTCCTGAGGTCGCAAAGTGGGCTCGGCGCAAAGGGATCGCCCTGATGGGCACCGGCGACTTTACCCACCCCAAGCACCGACAAGAAATCCTTGCTACCTTGCAGGAGGATGGCCACGGCCTGCTTGTGCCTAAGGACGGCGACGGCAGCGTGCGGTTTATGCTCAGCGCCGAGCTCTCTGCGGTGTACGCGCAGGACGGCAAGACGCGCAAGGTCCACCTACTGGTCTATGCGCCGAGCCTGGGTGCGGCCGAGGCGGTGGTCAGGGCGCTCCAGGTGCGCGGCAGGTTGGACGCGGACGGTCGCCCCACGTTCGCCCTGTCAGCGCGCGACTTGACGCGCGTGGTGCTGGAGGCCTGTCCCGACTGCATGGTCATCCCTGCCCACGCTTGGACGCCCTGGTTCTCCGTGTTCGGCGCCAATTCTGGATTTGACTCCCTGGAGGAGTGCTTTCAGGACATGACGCCCCACATCAAAGCCATCGAAACGGGACTGTCCTCCGATCCGGCCATGAATTGGCGCCTGTCCACACTGGACCACATCACGCTCATCTCCAACTCTGATGCCCATTCCCCATCGCGCATTGGCCGAGAGGCAAATGTGTTCGACTGCGATCTGGACTATTACGAGCTGAAGCGTGTTATCGAGAGCAAGGACCGCTCGCGCTTTCTCATGACAATCGAGTTTTTCCCAGAGGAAGGCAAGTACCACTTTGACGGCCATCGCCGCTGCGGGATTGTCTTTTCGCCGGAGGAAACCAGACAGCACGGCGGCCTGTGTCCGGTGTGCGGCCGCCAGCTCACCATCGGGGTCATGCATCGCGTGCATGAGTTGGCCGATCGTGCGCCAGGATTTGTGCCTGAGAATGCCATACCCGCAGTGCACCTGATCCCTCTGCAGGAGATCATTGCCGAGGCGCTTGGTCAAGGGGTGGAAACGGTGGGTGTCCAGAACGAGTACCTGCGCCTGGTGAGCGAAGCAGGCAGCGAATTCCGCCTGCTTCTAGACCTAGATGAAGCGCAGGTGCGCAGTTTTGTGCCTGAGCGCATCGCCACCGGGATCATGCGCGTGAGGCAGGGCAAGCTGCATATTGTTCCTGGGCATGACGGCGAGTTCGGCAAGATCAGCATTTTCGGCGAGGACGAACGCGCGGGTCAGGACCAACTGAGTCTGTTTTGA
- a CDS encoding 1-acyl-sn-glycerol-3-phosphate acyltransferase produces the protein MNRVLLNEKLYDLWKKRSEWWVRTQRVCVSGLQHIPRQGAAVLAANHINWKDIFFIGGVVPRRVSFVGTAELFDIEVCREMVERYIHEHLSFAWAHGLIRKLSDWAAHVMVTRVPYCGTIPVKRGVNDKSFFDLAKEVLRQGNLLCIFPEGGTSRPERLRRFKHGLAKIVYDLHSEGMEDIPILPTALRGTEHLYVPGRKLFFRVGTPHFIRDYILGHEKETLRLFSEKLRESVQELLDFGRRCAHAVKMEESATEPPGEFSASAA, from the coding sequence ATGAATCGCGTGCTTCTGAATGAAAAGCTGTACGATCTCTGGAAAAAGCGCTCCGAATGGTGGGTGCGCACGCAGAGGGTGTGCGTATCAGGGCTTCAGCATATCCCCCGCCAAGGAGCAGCAGTGCTGGCGGCCAACCACATCAATTGGAAGGACATATTCTTTATCGGCGGTGTAGTGCCGCGCCGGGTGTCCTTTGTGGGCACTGCAGAGCTGTTTGACATAGAGGTATGCCGCGAGATGGTGGAGAGGTACATCCACGAGCACCTCTCATTTGCTTGGGCGCACGGGCTTATTAGGAAGCTCAGTGATTGGGCCGCGCACGTGATGGTGACCCGCGTGCCCTACTGCGGGACTATCCCGGTCAAGCGGGGGGTCAACGACAAGTCATTTTTCGATCTGGCAAAAGAGGTGCTGCGGCAAGGGAACCTGCTGTGCATCTTTCCGGAAGGGGGCACATCGCGACCGGAGCGACTGCGGCGTTTCAAGCACGGTCTGGCTAAGATTGTCTATGACTTGCATAGCGAGGGGATGGAAGACATCCCCATCCTGCCCACGGCCCTGCGGGGCACGGAACACCTCTACGTGCCGGGCAGAAAATTGTTCTTCCGCGTGGGTACCCCGCACTTTATCAGGGACTATATCCTGGGCCATGAGAAAGAGACCCTGCGCCTGTTCAGCGAAAAGCTGCGGGAGAGCGTTCAGGAATTGCTGGACTTTGGACGACGGTGCGCGCACGCGGTGAAGATGGAGGAGTCAGCGACGGAACCTCCTGGGGAGTTTAGCGCGTCTGCGGCCTAG
- a CDS encoding polysaccharide deacetylase family protein, whose protein sequence is MLSEREEYCKNHPDRLAKRHCFVCGAPICPECQRPAFHHVFCSVACLSRFLLREAPRGASRAATKARHLRWRPRFQSIFNVLVAAALVLAALALLRVVRTGQRLEERLQTYGWPALAHAPDTSALRVSGPGAMVTSSTFDITGEAGPNQIISLWSDGNLLAVTMASDGTFCFSGVQARRGQNRFVVRATSADGSVQILQTIEFLYGLPTINYLVRSFDRGPTDRPLVALTFDGGSSDNAAAEVLAALRSKGVRCTMFLTGAFIRRYPELVRQMVADGHEIGNHTWSHPHLTTYAENGRHTTRPGVTREMLQHELLRTADLFRKVTGKEMAKLWRAPFGEHNAEIRSWAAEIGYRQVGWTMGRNGNETMDTLDWVADKDSPAYQTAEEIVERIVHFGHSDLSGAAGAIILMHLGTERKEDQVHKAVPLIIDGLRARNYVFVTVSQMM, encoded by the coding sequence ATGCTGAGCGAACGCGAAGAGTACTGCAAGAATCACCCTGACCGGCTTGCCAAGCGGCACTGTTTTGTCTGTGGCGCGCCCATCTGCCCGGAGTGCCAAAGGCCTGCTTTCCACCACGTGTTTTGCAGTGTTGCCTGCCTCAGCCGATTCCTGCTCAGAGAAGCTCCGCGGGGGGCTAGTCGGGCGGCGACCAAAGCGCGGCACCTCCGTTGGCGACCACGATTTCAGTCCATCTTTAACGTGCTCGTTGCGGCAGCCCTGGTGCTGGCTGCCTTGGCTTTGCTGCGGGTGGTGCGCACGGGACAGCGCCTGGAGGAGCGTTTGCAGACCTATGGATGGCCTGCTCTCGCTCACGCACCCGACACCAGCGCCCTGCGCGTGAGCGGCCCTGGGGCTATGGTCACAAGCAGCACCTTTGATATCACGGGAGAGGCAGGGCCCAATCAGATCATAAGCTTGTGGTCAGACGGGAACCTGCTCGCCGTGACCATGGCTAGCGACGGCACATTTTGCTTCTCGGGCGTACAGGCGCGGCGGGGCCAGAACCGCTTCGTGGTGCGCGCCACCTCTGCAGATGGCTCGGTCCAGATCCTGCAAACCATCGAGTTCCTCTACGGACTGCCCACGATCAACTATCTTGTGCGCTCTTTTGACCGAGGCCCAACGGACAGGCCGCTTGTAGCATTAACGTTTGACGGTGGCTCCTCCGACAATGCAGCAGCGGAGGTGCTCGCGGCGCTGCGCAGCAAGGGTGTGCGCTGCACCATGTTCCTCACCGGGGCCTTTATCCGCCGCTACCCCGAGCTGGTCCGGCAGATGGTGGCAGATGGACATGAGATCGGCAACCACACCTGGTCCCACCCGCATCTCACCACTTACGCGGAAAACGGGCGTCACACAACCAGGCCTGGGGTGACCAGAGAGATGCTGCAGCACGAGCTGCTCCGGACGGCCGACCTGTTCCGCAAGGTCACGGGCAAAGAGATGGCCAAGCTGTGGCGAGCGCCCTTCGGCGAACATAACGCCGAAATCCGCAGTTGGGCAGCCGAAATTGGCTATCGCCAGGTGGGGTGGACCATGGGCCGCAACGGCAATGAGACCATGGACACCTTGGACTGGGTGGCCGACAAAGACTCGCCGGCCTACCAGACTGCGGAAGAGATCGTGGAGCGTATTGTGCACTTTGGGCACAGCGACCTTAGTGGGGCCGCAGGCGCCATCATCCTCATGCACCTGGGCACCGAGCGAAAGGAGGACCAGGTGCACAAGGCAGTGCCGCTCATCATCGACGGCTTGCGCGCCAGAAACTATGTGTTTGTCACCGTGTCGCAAATGATGTAA
- the rlmB gene encoding 23S rRNA (guanosine(2251)-2'-O)-methyltransferase RlmB encodes MKNLVYGRNPVREVLRSGRAVRRLWLSTTLAAPVAEEFLALAGAANTPTERLSPDELTRLAGTAKHQGLVAEVEPFAYASTEGILHLAEQRREPALVVVLDGVEDPHNLGAIIRSAEAAGAHGVIIPRDRAVAVTPVVEKTAAGAASYLPIARVTNIARTMEELKKHGIWLFGASAEAPQEYTRADLTGPTGLVLGSEGKGLRRLTQEKCDFLVRIPMHGKVNSLNVSVAAGILLFEARRQRLARGDR; translated from the coding sequence GTGAAGAACTTGGTGTACGGCCGCAATCCGGTTCGCGAGGTGCTGCGCAGTGGGCGAGCCGTCCGGCGCTTGTGGCTCTCCACGACGCTTGCTGCCCCGGTGGCCGAAGAGTTTCTCGCCCTGGCAGGTGCAGCCAATACGCCAACAGAGCGCCTCTCGCCTGATGAGCTGACGAGGTTGGCTGGGACTGCGAAACACCAGGGGCTTGTGGCAGAGGTGGAACCTTTCGCCTACGCGAGCACTGAGGGTATCCTCCACCTGGCAGAGCAACGGCGCGAGCCAGCTCTGGTGGTAGTGTTGGACGGGGTCGAGGACCCTCACAACCTCGGCGCCATCATCCGTTCAGCCGAGGCGGCCGGGGCCCATGGGGTCATCATTCCCCGCGACCGCGCGGTGGCAGTCACCCCGGTGGTGGAGAAGACGGCCGCCGGCGCCGCCTCCTACCTGCCGATCGCGCGCGTCACCAACATCGCCCGGACCATGGAGGAACTGAAGAAACACGGCATCTGGCTGTTCGGAGCAAGCGCAGAAGCACCACAGGAATACACTCGGGCAGACCTGACCGGCCCCACCGGCTTGGTCCTGGGGAGCGAGGGCAAAGGCTTGCGGCGCCTGACCCAGGAGAAATGCGACTTCCTTGTCCGCATCCCTATGCACGGAAAGGTGAATTCGTTGAACGTTTCGGTCGCCGCGGGGATCCTTCTGTTCGAGGCCCGCAGACAGCGCCTGGCACGAGGCGATAGGTAG
- the selA gene encoding L-seryl-tRNA(Sec) selenium transferase: MTAKKLKEVEPAAVLSFLPSVDAVLSSPRGDKLCARYPRWLIKEEVVSVLDELRREALGGGRAGVRSREAAVTYVLQETQRRMVKLFRPSLGRVINATGIVLHTGLGRAPLAAEARKSILTATEHYCNLELDLETGKRGDRQLHVERLLRRLSGAEAACVVNNNAAAVLVALNTMAYGKEAIISRGQLVEIGGSFRMPEVMEKSGTIMVEVGTTNKTKLSDYERAISERTGVVVVVHTSNYRVLGFTAEPALREVVDMAHAHHVPVLHDLGGGVLVDLRSIGLPYEPLVQESVQAGVDVVTFSGDKVLGGPQAGVIVGRRAYVEAIKTNPLMRAVRCDKLTIGALEATLKLFLDRDRLLAANPTLRMLSTPVEVVEQRARRVVDLVAASCERRCHVRVAPSNAQAGSGALPLEQIPSRAVVVRCQDLAAHELAARLRRLPLPVIGYVQGEELYLDMRTVRDDEVPLLAAALRKVMRRAK, translated from the coding sequence ATGACCGCGAAAAAGCTCAAAGAGGTGGAACCTGCTGCGGTGCTGAGTTTCTTGCCCTCGGTGGACGCGGTGCTATCCTCGCCAAGAGGCGATAAACTCTGTGCGCGCTACCCCCGCTGGCTCATCAAGGAGGAGGTCGTGAGCGTGCTGGATGAGCTGCGCCGAGAGGCCTTGGGAGGTGGCCGTGCCGGCGTACGTTCGAGGGAGGCTGCGGTCACCTATGTGCTCCAGGAAACGCAGAGGCGAATGGTGAAGCTGTTTCGACCTTCGCTGGGGCGGGTCATTAACGCTACCGGAATAGTCTTGCATACCGGGCTGGGGAGAGCCCCCCTGGCCGCGGAGGCGCGCAAGAGCATTCTCACCGCCACCGAGCATTACTGCAACCTGGAACTGGACCTGGAGACCGGCAAGCGCGGCGACCGTCAGCTGCACGTGGAAAGACTCTTGCGGCGCCTGAGTGGCGCAGAGGCGGCGTGCGTGGTCAACAACAATGCAGCTGCCGTGCTCGTCGCCCTTAACACCATGGCCTATGGCAAAGAGGCAATCATCTCGCGTGGCCAGCTCGTGGAGATCGGCGGCTCCTTCCGTATGCCCGAAGTGATGGAAAAGAGCGGCACCATTATGGTGGAAGTGGGCACCACAAACAAGACCAAACTCAGCGATTATGAGCGGGCCATTTCGGAAAGAACCGGGGTGGTGGTGGTAGTTCACACTTCAAACTATCGGGTGTTGGGCTTCACGGCAGAACCGGCGCTGCGCGAGGTGGTGGACATGGCGCATGCGCACCATGTTCCTGTCCTGCACGACCTTGGCGGTGGGGTGCTCGTGGATCTGCGCAGCATCGGGCTTCCTTATGAGCCCCTGGTCCAAGAGAGTGTCCAGGCAGGTGTGGATGTGGTGACCTTTAGCGGCGATAAGGTGCTGGGCGGGCCTCAGGCGGGTGTCATTGTGGGGCGCAGGGCCTATGTGGAGGCCATCAAGACCAATCCTCTCATGCGGGCGGTGCGGTGCGACAAGTTGACGATAGGCGCCTTGGAAGCCACCCTCAAGCTCTTCTTAGACCGGGACAGGCTGCTTGCGGCAAATCCGACGTTACGCATGCTCTCCACTCCTGTGGAAGTCGTAGAGCAACGGGCCCGGAGGGTAGTTGACCTGGTGGCTGCCTCCTGTGAGCGCAGGTGCCACGTGCGTGTGGCCCCGAGCAATGCTCAGGCCGGAAGCGGGGCACTCCCGCTTGAGCAAATCCCGAGTCGCGCGGTGGTGGTTAGATGCCAGGACCTTGCTGCTCATGAGCTGGCCGCCCGCCTGCGCAGGTTGCCCCTCCCAGTGATCGGCTACGTCCAGGGCGAAGAACTCTACTTGGACATGCGCACGGTACGAGATGACGAGGTCCCGCTCCTTGCCGCAGCCCTGCGCAAGGTGATGCGAAGGGCAAAGTAG